One part of the Streptomyces ferrugineus genome encodes these proteins:
- a CDS encoding T4 family baseplate hub assembly chaperone, with protein MAITGAAELLATWEAGLAEAPTSRALLLHRTARPDVDSAALPVLPVGEREADLFALRRALFGERMQVRLGCAACGEDMEFDLDAGEFARSLGGPGDSLVRVEQDGWDVEFRLPGVADLTAAARAADPRAALLARCLVTAVRDGAAVAAADLPAPVQRRIAEAVEAADPGADVTLNIACPECGAATRAELDIASYLWTELDAWARDLLLDVHLLATSYGWSEPEILALSPLRRRYYLELCADV; from the coding sequence ATGGCGATCACGGGGGCGGCCGAACTGCTGGCCACCTGGGAGGCGGGCCTCGCCGAGGCACCGACTTCACGCGCGCTGCTGCTGCACCGCACGGCCCGACCGGACGTCGACTCCGCGGCCCTGCCGGTCCTGCCGGTCGGGGAGCGTGAGGCCGACCTGTTCGCGCTGCGCCGCGCCCTGTTCGGGGAGCGGATGCAGGTGCGGCTGGGCTGCGCGGCGTGCGGGGAGGACATGGAGTTCGACCTGGACGCCGGGGAGTTCGCCCGGTCGCTGGGCGGACCGGGCGACTCACTCGTGCGCGTCGAACAGGACGGCTGGGACGTGGAGTTCCGGCTGCCCGGTGTCGCCGACCTGACGGCGGCGGCCCGGGCGGCGGACCCGCGCGCCGCCCTGCTCGCGCGCTGCCTGGTGACGGCGGTGCGCGACGGCGCGGCCGTGGCCGCCGCCGATCTGCCCGCCCCGGTCCAGCGCCGGATCGCCGAGGCCGTCGAGGCCGCCGACCCGGGCGCCGACGTGACGCTCAACATCGCCTGTCCCGAGTGCGGCGCGGCCACCCGGGCCGAGCTGGACATCGCCTCCTACCTGTGGACCGAACTGGACGCCTGGGCGAGGGACCTGCTGCTCGACGTCCATCTGCTCGCCACGTCGTACGGCTGGAGCGAGCCGGAGATCCTGGCGCTCAGCCCGCTGCGGCGCCGCTACTACCTGGAGCTGTGTGCGGATGTCTGA
- a CDS encoding phage tail protein, with amino-acid sequence MAEFTVNAHRFDPYKNFKFLVLWDGRTVAGISKISPLKRTTEVVKHRHGGDPSSPRKSPGRSEFEGITLERGVTHDPEFDRWANKVWQVGAGLGSEVSLADFRKDIVIQVLNEAGQVAVSHKLYRTWPSEYQVLGEMDANANAVAIQSLKLECEGWERDYEVPEPEEPSFLNPA; translated from the coding sequence ATGGCTGAGTTCACGGTCAACGCGCATCGCTTCGACCCCTACAAGAACTTCAAGTTCCTGGTCCTGTGGGACGGTCGCACGGTCGCCGGCATCAGCAAGATCAGTCCGCTCAAGCGGACGACGGAGGTCGTCAAGCACCGGCACGGCGGCGACCCGTCGTCGCCCCGCAAGTCGCCCGGCCGCTCCGAGTTCGAGGGCATCACCCTGGAACGCGGCGTCACCCACGACCCCGAGTTCGACCGCTGGGCCAACAAGGTCTGGCAGGTCGGCGCGGGCCTCGGCTCCGAGGTGTCCCTCGCCGACTTCCGCAAGGACATCGTCATCCAGGTCCTCAACGAGGCCGGCCAGGTCGCCGTCTCGCACAAGCTGTACCGGACCTGGCCGAGCGAGTACCAGGTCCTCGGCGAGATGGACGCCAACGCCAACGCGGTGGCCATCCAGTCGCTGAAGCTCGAGTGCGAGGGCTGGGAGCGGGACTACGAGGTGCCCGAGCCGGAGGAGCCCTCCTTCCTCAACCCAGCTTGA
- a CDS encoding phage tail sheath subtilisin-like domain-containing protein, with product MPMSAVSAAKPTYPGVYVEELPSSTRTISTLTTSVTAFVGHTRRGPLNEPVRVTSFAEFERRFGGLSAQSAVGYAVHQFFGNGGTVAVIVRVAKAGSGKAACVTLKSTEGHSEGPVLEVHAKEPGVWGNGLRVAVDHDTPCPDETFNLRVYDAKGDARESFTGLSMDPANGRYAQTVINAGSKLIRVEVVGEGRPDPSGTVSKPFGDELPDLAVDLTVKIGEVEREFTLYDPDCDGEAPCSVAELALLLERKLRALPDAPGKHAFAGAEVTAFGRRIQVVAGSTDPEDVVRFLGECANDLGLEASVNPPVFPLEGGEDGEAPGPRDLIGSEGDKSGIQALRGVADVNLLALPELAAYEKTEDALTVISAAQRLCAERRIFLLVDAPSTWVSVDTARAGLAAFDAVRGNHAGLYFPHLQLTDPLTGRLRSFPPSGAIAGVIARTDSERGVWKAPAGTEARLAGVRSLTVNLTDRETGLLNPLGVNCLRTFPVTGPVVWGARTLEGSDALDSEWKYVPVRRLALHVEESLQRGLQWVVFEPNDENLWQQIRLAASSYLHTLFRQGAFKGGTPREAYFVKCDSDTTTAEDIENGIVNVLVGIAPVRPAEFVIVKIQQTSGQFAL from the coding sequence ATGCCGATGAGCGCGGTGAGCGCCGCCAAGCCGACGTATCCCGGCGTCTACGTCGAAGAGCTTCCCAGCAGCACCCGTACGATCTCGACCCTGACCACGTCCGTGACCGCCTTTGTGGGCCACACCCGACGCGGTCCGCTCAACGAGCCGGTACGCGTCACCAGCTTCGCGGAGTTCGAGCGCCGCTTCGGCGGCCTGAGCGCACAGAGCGCCGTCGGCTACGCCGTCCACCAGTTCTTCGGCAACGGCGGCACCGTCGCGGTGATCGTCCGCGTCGCCAAGGCCGGCAGCGGCAAGGCCGCCTGCGTCACCCTCAAGTCCACCGAGGGCCACAGCGAGGGCCCGGTCCTCGAGGTGCACGCCAAGGAGCCCGGCGTCTGGGGCAACGGCCTGCGCGTCGCCGTCGACCACGACACACCGTGCCCCGACGAAACCTTCAACCTCAGGGTCTACGACGCCAAGGGCGACGCCCGCGAGAGCTTCACCGGCCTGTCCATGGACCCGGCGAACGGCCGCTACGCGCAGACCGTGATCAACGCCGGCTCCAAGCTGATCCGCGTCGAGGTCGTCGGCGAGGGCCGCCCCGACCCGTCCGGCACCGTCTCCAAGCCCTTCGGCGACGAACTGCCCGACCTGGCCGTCGACCTGACCGTCAAGATCGGCGAGGTGGAGCGCGAGTTCACGCTCTACGACCCCGACTGCGACGGCGAAGCCCCGTGCAGCGTGGCCGAGTTGGCGCTGCTGCTGGAGCGCAAGCTGCGCGCCCTGCCCGACGCGCCCGGCAAGCACGCCTTCGCGGGCGCCGAGGTCACCGCCTTCGGCCGCCGCATCCAGGTCGTCGCGGGCTCCACCGACCCCGAGGACGTCGTCCGCTTCCTCGGCGAGTGCGCCAACGACCTCGGCCTGGAGGCCTCCGTCAACCCGCCGGTCTTCCCACTGGAGGGCGGCGAGGACGGCGAGGCCCCCGGACCGCGCGATCTCATCGGCTCCGAGGGCGACAAGTCCGGCATCCAGGCGCTGCGCGGCGTCGCCGACGTCAACCTGCTGGCGCTGCCGGAGCTCGCGGCGTACGAGAAGACCGAGGACGCCCTCACCGTCATCTCCGCCGCCCAGCGGCTGTGCGCCGAGCGCCGGATCTTCCTGCTGGTGGACGCGCCGAGCACCTGGGTCAGCGTCGACACCGCACGCGCCGGGCTCGCCGCCTTCGACGCGGTGCGCGGCAACCACGCGGGCCTGTACTTCCCGCATCTGCAGCTCACCGACCCGCTCACGGGCCGGCTGCGCTCCTTCCCGCCGTCCGGCGCGATCGCCGGCGTCATCGCCCGCACCGACTCCGAGCGCGGTGTGTGGAAGGCCCCGGCCGGCACCGAGGCGCGGCTCGCCGGTGTGCGCTCGCTCACCGTCAACCTGACCGACCGCGAGACCGGCCTGCTCAACCCGCTCGGCGTCAACTGCCTGCGCACCTTCCCGGTCACCGGCCCGGTCGTCTGGGGCGCGCGCACGCTGGAGGGCTCGGACGCGCTCGACAGCGAGTGGAAGTACGTGCCGGTGCGCCGGCTCGCGCTGCACGTCGAGGAGAGCCTCCAGCGCGGCCTGCAGTGGGTGGTCTTCGAGCCCAACGACGAGAACCTGTGGCAGCAGATCCGGCTCGCCGCCTCCTCGTACCTGCACACCCTCTTCCGCCAGGGCGCCTTCAAGGGCGGCACCCCGCGCGAGGCGTACTTCGTCAAGTGCGACAGCGACACGACGACCGCCGAGGACATCGAGAACGGCATCGTCAACGTCCTCGTCGGCATCGCACCGGTGCGGCCGGCCGAGTTCGTGATCGTCAAGATCCAGCAGACGTCCGGGCAGTTCGCGCTCTAG
- a CDS encoding ABC transporter substrate-binding protein — MRDHRRSRRPAALLVATALAFGTAACGSGSGSAGSDDPNMLEVWTRSNPDSAATYERVFTAFTKRTGIKIDYQPVINFDQQLQSRASTKDLPDVMINDTALMGSYQSQGLLKPIDPASIEGGDQITDRTWASTVGIDGRHYGIPYSRQAQTLMIRTDWLRRLGLKAPRTWQEMLSVARAFATRDPDGDGKADTYGMVAPGSAQNGYAAWWGASFLWQGGAEIIEPDGAGTYRPAMTSTAAVNTVTWMKDNLFCGDKGVTQPGALTAVTATATNFQDGNAGMYMTGPYNIVTFDQTLGRDKYEVVPAPAGPAGGDVLADGENVYLGAKTGNDEQELALAAFLVSPEGQRIAMTSVDGHQPVVRIPVNSTLDAAKVRDDARWSVVQKAYEEASQEFPNAPDFAPVKQDTADALNAIFTYCGGDVRSQLEELDETLAGDLKDQDLLK, encoded by the coding sequence ATGCGGGATCACCGACGAAGTCGCCGCCCGGCCGCCCTGCTCGTCGCCACGGCGCTCGCGTTCGGAACGGCCGCATGCGGCTCGGGTTCCGGCAGCGCGGGCAGCGACGACCCGAACATGCTGGAGGTGTGGACCCGGAGCAATCCGGATTCCGCTGCCACCTACGAACGGGTCTTCACCGCCTTCACCAAGAGGACCGGCATCAAGATCGACTACCAGCCGGTCATCAACTTCGACCAGCAGTTGCAGAGCCGGGCGTCCACCAAGGACCTGCCGGACGTGATGATCAACGACACCGCGCTCATGGGCAGCTACCAGAGCCAGGGCCTGCTCAAGCCCATCGACCCCGCGTCGATCGAGGGCGGCGACCAGATCACCGACAGGACCTGGGCCTCCACGGTCGGCATCGACGGCAGGCACTACGGCATCCCGTACTCCCGCCAGGCCCAGACCCTGATGATCCGCACCGACTGGCTCAGGAGACTGGGTCTGAAGGCGCCCAGGACCTGGCAGGAGATGCTCTCCGTCGCCAGGGCCTTCGCCACGAGGGACCCGGACGGCGACGGCAAGGCCGACACCTACGGCATGGTCGCGCCCGGCAGCGCCCAGAACGGCTACGCCGCCTGGTGGGGCGCGAGCTTCCTCTGGCAGGGCGGCGCCGAGATCATCGAGCCGGACGGCGCGGGCACCTACCGGCCGGCCATGACCTCGACGGCCGCGGTCAACACCGTGACCTGGATGAAGGACAACCTCTTCTGCGGCGACAAGGGTGTCACCCAGCCCGGCGCCCTGACCGCCGTCACCGCCACGGCGACCAACTTCCAGGACGGCAACGCCGGGATGTACATGACCGGCCCGTACAACATCGTCACCTTCGACCAGACCCTCGGCCGGGACAAGTACGAGGTCGTCCCCGCCCCGGCCGGTCCGGCGGGCGGTGATGTGCTGGCCGACGGCGAGAACGTCTACCTGGGCGCCAAGACCGGCAATGACGAACAGGAGCTGGCGCTGGCCGCGTTCCTGGTCTCGCCCGAGGGCCAGCGGATCGCCATGACCAGCGTCGACGGTCACCAGCCCGTCGTCCGCATCCCCGTCAACTCCACGCTGGACGCCGCGAAGGTCCGCGACGACGCCCGCTGGAGCGTCGTACAGAAGGCGTACGAGGAAGCCTCCCAGGAGTTCCCGAACGCCCCGGACTTCGCCCCCGTCAAGCAGGACACCGCCGACGCGCTCAACGCGATCTTCACGTACTGCGGCGGAGACGTCCGCTCCCAGCTCGAGGAGCTCGACGAGACCCTCGCCGGCGACCTCAAGGACCAGGACCTGTTGAAATGA